A section of the Paramisgurnus dabryanus chromosome 4, PD_genome_1.1, whole genome shotgun sequence genome encodes:
- the LOC135760454 gene encoding uncharacterized protein isoform X2 — protein MMRDVMCCKSGTDQGLQDEESTDQTSTESLDSVCNAGEQQQILQTKLKMCSVKLIDCRNLVMKMRRETTAGEDQTEEEEDFISSDLRSDSCSGGEITSSTSKKRRTAQSLSCITCGKTFTSHLHLKRHEGKHTEHKLFTCKRCKISFTTLQEKELHSQEHREKKIKFECQQCGKVCLILSELKRHMRTHIDEKPFHCTECGKYFSTEGYLDAHKKIHTGGKPYECPHCEKKFGKKAHLMRHVLIHTNEKPYQCSECDKAFRDSDSLKSHQKIHSEEKHYYCLHCDKRFSHKCSLIVHERLHTGEKPFRCTVCGKSFRQSGSLLSHQKVHTGERPYNCSHCEKTFAHSSHFKAHQRLHTGEKPYCCSHCGKSFSDPSCFRVHQRVHTGEKPHHCDLCGKSFSRHDSLVTHQKVHTGEKPYKCSQCEKTFAQSSYLKIHERVHTGEKPYVCSICGKSFSQSCYFKLHQRIHTGEKPYHCNVCGKSFNVQQSLVLHQRTHTGEKPYKCSHCDKTFTNLSSVKSHERVHSGEKPYFHCQQCGKCFDFLSHLKSHMKTHSDEKPLHCTECGKNFSTKENLGLHQKIHTGEKPYECPHCEKRFSYAYSLKSHVCLHTNKKPYQCSDFGKTFRDSFSLKSHQTLHTGERPYQCSHCDKVFAQKSQLVCHERVHTGEKPYVCSHCGKGFSRPSILTVHEKIHTGEKPHHCDVCGMSFSQYYNLVAHQRTHTGEKPYKCSQCEKKFTQSGSLKSHERLHTGEKPYQCSVCGKSCRHRVNLVRHQRTHTGEKPYKCSECEKTFNHSSSLKAHQRVHTGEKPHRCDVCGKSFVQHYNLVSHQRVHTGEKPYVCSICGEGFAHSRSLHNHQKKHTEEQTTLKSS, from the exons ATGATGAGAGatgtgatgtgctgtaaatcaggAACTGATCAGGGCTTACAGGATGAGGAATCTactgatcaaacctccacagagtctctggattctgtctgtaacgctggagaacagcagcagatcctgcagaccaaactcaagatgtgttcagtcaaacTCATCGACTGCAGGAACCTCGTGATGAAGATGAGAAGAGAAACCACAGCAGGAGAAGATCAAACTGAGGAAGAAGAGGATTTTATTTCTTCAG ATTTGAGAAGTGATTCGTGTTCAGGTGGAGAAATAACGTCCTCGACATCAAAAAAGCGACGGACCGCACAATCTCTTTCCTGCATCACCTGTGGAAAGACATTCAcctcacatttacatttaaagagaCATGAGGGAAAACATACAGAACATAAACTCTTCACCTGCAAGAGATGTAAGATCAGCTTTACTACCTTACAAGAAAAGGAACTTCATTCACAAGAACACAGAGAGAAGAAGATCAAGTTTGAGTGTCAGCAGTGTGGAAAGGTTTGTCTCATCTTATCTGAGTTGAAACGCCACATGAGGACACACATTGATGAAAAGCCTTTTCACTGCACTGAATGTGGCAAATATTTCAGCACCGAAGGATATCTTGATGCCCATAAGAAAATTCACACAGGAGGAAAACCATACGAGTGTCCTCACTGTGAGAAGAAATTTGGCAAAAAAGCCCATCTGATGAGACATGTGCTTATACACACCAATGAGAAACCGTATCAGTGCAGTGAATGTGACAAAGCCTTTAGGGATTCAGATTCATTAAAATCGCATCAGAAAATTCACTCTGAGGAGAAACACTATTATTGTTTACACTGTGATAAACGTTTCAGTCATAAATGTAGTCTTATAGTCCATGAGagacttcacactggagagaaaccttttcGCTGTactgtttgtgggaagagttttcgTCAAAGTGGCAGTTTATTGTCACACCAGAaagttcatacaggtgaaagacCTTACAATTGCTCTCATTGTGAGAAGACGTTTGCTCATTCATCTCACTTTAAAGCCCATCAAagacttcacactggagagaaaccttattgCTGCTCTCAttgtggaaagagcttctcGGATCCATCTTGTTTTAGAGTTCATcaaagagttcacactggagagaaacctcatcactgtgatctttgtgggaagagtttcagTCGACATGACAGTTTAGTGACACACCAGAaagttcatacaggtgaaaaaccttacaaatgctctcagtgtgagaagacgtttgctcagtcaagttacttaaaaatacatgagagagttcacactggagagaaaccttacgtctgctcgatctgtggaaagagcttctctcaatcatgttattttaaacttcaccagagaattcacactggagagaaaccttatcactgtaatgtttgtgggaagagttttaatgTACAACAGAGTTTAGTGCTgcaccagagaactcatacaggtgaaaaaccttacaaatgctctcattgTGACAAGACATTTACTAATTTATCATCCGTAAAATCCCATGAAAGGGTTCACtccggagagaaaccttac TTTCACTGTCAGCAGTGTGGAAAATGTTTTGACTTCTTATCTCATCTGAAATCTCACATGAAGACACACAGTGATGAAAAGCCTTTGCACTGCACTGAATGTGGCAAAAACTTCAGCACCAAAGAAAATCTTGGGCTTCATCAGAAaattcacacaggagaaaaaccATACGAGTGTCCTCACTGTGAGAAGAGATTTTCCTACGCATACAGTTTAAAGTCACATGTGTGTTTACACACTAATAAGAAACCGTATCAGTGCAGTGACTTTGGAAAAACCTTTAGGGATTCATTCTCTTTAAAGTCACACCAAACACTACACACTGGAGAGAGACCCTATCAATGTTCACATTGTGATAAAGTTTTTGCTCAAAAATCTCAGCTGGTATGCcatgagagagttcacactggagagaaaccttacgtctgctctcACTGTGGAAAGGGCTTCTCTAGGCCATCTATATTAACTGTTCATGAgaaaattcacactggagagaaacctcatcactgtgATGTTTGTGGGATGAGTTTCAGTCAATATTACAATTTAGTGGcacaccagagaactcatacaggtgaaaaaccttacaaatgctctcagtgtgagaagaAGTTTACTCAGTCAGGTTCTTTAAAAAGCCATGAGAGACTTCATACTGGTGAGAAACCTTACCAATGtagtgtttgtgggaagagttgTAGACATCGTGTCAATTTAGTGAgacaccagagaactcatacaggtgaaaaaccttacaaatgctctgaGTGTGAGAAGACGTTTAATCATTCAAGTTCCTTAAAagcccatcagagagttcacactggagagaaaccgcATCGCTGTgatgtctgtgggaagagtttcgTTCAACACTACAATTTAGTGTcacatcagagagttcacactggagagaaaccttacgtctgctcgATCTGTGGAGAGGGATTTGCTCATTCTAGAAGTCTTCACAATCATCAGAAGAAACATACTGAAGAACAAACTACACTGAAATCATCATAG
- the LOC135760454 gene encoding uncharacterized protein isoform X1, with the protein MDVMCCKSGTDQGLQDEESTDQTSTESLDSVWNAGEQQQILQTKIKMCSVKLIDFRNLIMKIKTEPTEIKTEPTEIQTETTEIQTEPPEIKTEPTEIQTETTEIQTEPTEIKTEPTEMKAGPTEYEDNHNDGHHDFILTDVNSELCLDGEKKSLTSAQIQGKRQFHCQQCGKCFDFLSHLKSHMKTHSDEKPLHCTECGKNFSTKENLGLHQKIHTGEKPYECPHCEKRFSYAYSLKSHVCLHTNKKPYQCSDFGKTFRDSFSLKSHQTLHTGERPYQCSHCDKVFAQKSQLVCHERVHTGEKPYVCSHCGKGFSRPSILTVHEKIHTGEKPHHCDVCGMSFSQYYNLVAHQRTHTGEKPYKCSQCEKKFTQSGSLKSHERLHTGEKPYQCSVCGKSCRHRVNLVRHQRTHTGEKPYKCSECEKTFNHSSSLKAHQRVHTGEKPHRCDVCGKSFVQHYNLVSHQRVHTGEKPYVCSICGEGFAHSRSLHNHQKKHTEEQTTLKSS; encoded by the exons atggatgtgatgtgctgtaaatcaggAACTGATCAGGGCTTACAGGATGAGGAATCTactgatcaaacctccacagagtctctggattctgtctggaacgctggagaacagcagcagatcctgcagaccaaaatcaagatgtgttcagtcaaacTCATCGACTTCAGGAACCTCATAATGAAGATCAAAACTGAACctacagaaataaaaactgaaccTACAGAAATACAAACTGAAACCACAGAAATACAAACTGAACCTCcagaaataaaaactgaaccTACAGAAATACAAACTGAAACCACAGAAATACAAACTGAACctacagaaataaaaactgaacccacagaaatgaAAGCAGGACCTACAGAATATGAAGACAATCATAATGATGGTCATCATGATTTTATTCTAACAG atgtgaatagCGAATTATGTTTGGATGGAGAAAAAAAGTCCTTGACTTCAGCACAAATTCAAGGGAAGAGGCAGTTTCACTGTCAGCAGTGTGGAAAATGTTTTGACTTCTTATCTCATCTGAAATCTCACATGAAGACACACAGTGATGAAAAGCCTTTGCACTGCACTGAATGTGGCAAAAACTTCAGCACCAAAGAAAATCTTGGGCTTCATCAGAAaattcacacaggagaaaaaccATACGAGTGTCCTCACTGTGAGAAGAGATTTTCCTACGCATACAGTTTAAAGTCACATGTGTGTTTACACACTAATAAGAAACCGTATCAGTGCAGTGACTTTGGAAAAACCTTTAGGGATTCATTCTCTTTAAAGTCACACCAAACACTACACACTGGAGAGAGACCCTATCAATGTTCACATTGTGATAAAGTTTTTGCTCAAAAATCTCAGCTGGTATGCcatgagagagttcacactggagagaaaccttacgtctgctctcACTGTGGAAAGGGCTTCTCTAGGCCATCTATATTAACTGTTCATGAgaaaattcacactggagagaaacctcatcactgtgATGTTTGTGGGATGAGTTTCAGTCAATATTACAATTTAGTGGcacaccagagaactcatacaggtgaaaaaccttacaaatgctctcagtgtgagaagaAGTTTACTCAGTCAGGTTCTTTAAAAAGCCATGAGAGACTTCATACTGGTGAGAAACCTTACCAATGtagtgtttgtgggaagagttgTAGACATCGTGTCAATTTAGTGAgacaccagagaactcatacaggtgaaaaaccttacaaatgctctgaGTGTGAGAAGACGTTTAATCATTCAAGTTCCTTAAAagcccatcagagagttcacactggagagaaaccgcATCGCTGTgatgtctgtgggaagagtttcgTTCAACACTACAATTTAGTGTcacatcagagagttcacactggagagaaaccttacgtctgctcgATCTGTGGAGAGGGATTTGCTCATTCTAGAAGTCTTCACAATCATCAGAAGAAACATACTGAAGAACAAACTACACTGAAATCATCATAG